A window of the Deltaproteobacteria bacterium genome harbors these coding sequences:
- a CDS encoding DNA mismatch repair protein MutS, translated as MSADEPPVTIPIEDALDLHAFAPRELPSVVESYLEASVEAGFREVRLIHGRGRGVQGRRVHEVLAASPLVEGFADAPPGRGGWGATIVWLRRAEAGREKA; from the coding sequence ATGAGCGCCGACGAGCCGCCCGTCACCATCCCCATCGAGGACGCCCTCGACCTGCACGCGTTCGCGCCGCGCGAGCTCCCGTCGGTGGTCGAGTCCTACCTGGAAGCGTCGGTGGAGGCGGGCTTCCGCGAGGTCCGCCTGATCCACGGGCGCGGCCGGGGCGTGCAGGGCCGGCGCGTGCACGAGGTCCTGGCCGCGAGCCCGCTGGTCGAGGGCTTCGCCGACGCGCCGCCCGGGCGCGGCGGGTGGGGCGCGACGATCGTCTGGCTTAGGCGCGC